A stretch of the uncultured Desulfobacter sp. genome encodes the following:
- the rplF gene encoding 50S ribosomal protein L6 → MSRIGKKPVQLPDKVQITLDGDSINVKGPKGSLDRKLHPAVNIEIDNQVLNVSTDTSDKKKVALQGLFRSLIFNMVHGVTQGYEKKLILSGIGYRAEAKGKNLVLSVGYSNPVDFALPDGVTAAVDKNVEVTLSCIDKELLGQAAANIRAIRPPEPYKGKGIMYADERIIRKAGKTAGKD, encoded by the coding sequence ATGTCCAGAATAGGAAAAAAGCCGGTTCAGCTTCCAGATAAGGTTCAGATCACCCTTGATGGCGATTCCATCAATGTCAAAGGGCCTAAAGGCAGTCTTGACCGCAAGCTGCATCCGGCAGTTAATATTGAAATTGATAACCAGGTATTGAATGTATCCACAGACACTTCTGATAAAAAGAAAGTCGCTCTTCAGGGGCTTTTCAGATCTCTTATTTTCAATATGGTACATGGTGTTACCCAAGGTTATGAGAAAAAATTGATACTTTCCGGCATTGGGTATAGGGCTGAGGCCAAAGGAAAAAATTTGGTGTTGTCTGTTGGATATTCAAACCCAGTAGATTTTGCCCTGCCTGATGGTGTAACGGCAGCTGTGGACAAAAACGTTGAAGTTACCCTTAGCTGCATAGATAAAGAGCTTTTGGGTCAGGCCGCAGCAAATATTAGAGCTATTAGACCTCCCGAGCCTTATAAAGGCAAAGGCATAATGTATGCTGACGAAAGAATTATCAGAAAAGCAGGTAAGACTGCTGGTAAAGATTAA